A DNA window from Arachis hypogaea cultivar Tifrunner chromosome 18, arahy.Tifrunner.gnm2.J5K5, whole genome shotgun sequence contains the following coding sequences:
- the LOC140181309 gene encoding protein FAR1-RELATED SEQUENCE 5-like, which translates to MKDVGLWTIFKLVLNHSHPCCPDQAEMLKQHRELSMFVCRTIETHEEVRIRPNKTYQSFVVVAGSHRELGFIEKDVRNYITREVRNISEKDDAKEFGKYLVRMKDKNQNFFFELNLEGDHCIKHAFWADARSRATFDYFGDVVSFDTTYNTNRYNLVLGSFVGVNHHGQSTLLGCALMKNEDIQSFKWLFECWLRCMGGKAPKGILTDQCASIQRAIELCMPTTIHRWCIWNIMKKIPSKLNCY; encoded by the exons ATGAAGGATGTTGGTCTTTGGACAATTTTCAAACTTGTTTTGAATCACTCACATCCTTGTTGTCCAGACCAAGCTgagatgctcaaacaacacagggAGCTTAGCATGTTCGTGTGTCGCACCATTGAAACCCACGAGGAAGTCAGAATCAGACCGAataaaacttaccaatcatttgtggTAGTAGCTGGTAGCCATCGTGAACTAGGTTTTATAGAAAAAGACGTAAGGAATTACATTACAAGGGAAGTACGGAATATTTCCGAAAAAGACGATGCTAAAGAATTTGGGAAGTACCTAGTTAGAATGAAAGATAAGAACCAAAATTTCTTCTTTGAGCTCAATCTTGAAGGTGATCACTGCATTAAACATGCATTCTGGGCTGATGCAAGAAGCAGGGCTACATTTGATTATTTCGGAGACGtggtttcatttgacaccacctataACACAAACAG GTACAATTTGGTTTTAGGTTCTTTTGTTGGCGTGAATCACCACGGCCAGTCGACACTTCTTGGATGTGCGCTGATGAAAAATGAGGAtattcaatcattcaaatggctatTTGAGTGTTGGCTACGTTGCATGGGAGGGAAGGCACCAAAAGGTATTCTTACCGATCAATGTGCATCAATTCAAAGGGCAATTGAGCTatgcatgccaacaacaattcaccgctGGTGTATCTggaacatcatgaagaagatcccaAGCAAACTAAATTGCTACTAA